A portion of the Calliphora vicina chromosome 5, idCalVici1.1, whole genome shotgun sequence genome contains these proteins:
- the tun gene encoding protein N-terminal glutamine amidohydrolase, with the protein MTTDLLFPKIADCSYVSCYCEENVWKLCEQVKKTRIDELSKCYAVFVSNEGRTVPLWRQKAGRGDDQVVIWDYHVFFMHNPSPNRCLVFDLDTTLPFPTYFHKYVTETFRSDLALRQEHHRFFRVIPAETYLAEFSSDRRHMRRPDGSWIKPPPSYPPIQSCSNAHTLGDFICMSPGKGPGTVYSLSEFVQTFYKSPNVVAQQNNK; encoded by the exons TGAAGAAAATGTTTGGAAACTTTGCGAACAAGTTAAGAAAACCCGTATCGACGAACTTTCTAAATGTTATGCTGTGTTTGTATCAAATGAGGGTCGTACCGTGCCCTTATGGCGCCAAAAGGCAGGACGTGGAGATGACCAAGTTGTGATATGG gACTATCATGTATTTTTTATGCACAATCCTTCCCCAAATAGATGTCTGGTATTCGATTTAGATACGACCCTTCCATTTCCAacatatttccataaatatgtAACAGAAACATTTCGTTCCGATTTAGCTTTAAGGCAAGAACATCACAG atTCTTTCGAGTAATACCTGCTGAAACATATCTTGCTGAATTCTCATCAGATCGAAGGCATATGAGAAGGCCAGATGGCAGCTGGATAAAACCTCCACCCTCATATCCGCCCATACAATCATGTA GTAATGCCCATACTTTGGGTGATTTCATTTGCATGAGTCCCGGCAAAGGTCCTGGTACGGTCTACAGTCTTTCCGAGTTTGTTCAAACCTTTTATAAATCACCAAATGTTGTGGcgcaacaaaataataaataa